Proteins from one Prevotella sp. E2-28 genomic window:
- a CDS encoding DUF5686 and carboxypeptidase-like regulatory domain-containing protein gives MLGMACHAQQPLQITGTVIDEDTGDSISFASIVYKGHNLSTVANAHGQYSISRHEGWNITVSAVGYKSRIIPISSKTKRKLNITLKPTKQELAEVTVKSKRNRYNRKDNPAIELMRRVVAAKKKTDLSNNDYYHYNKYEKITLALNDLTPEQLEKPPFSKKPWLLNQVEVSSYTNKLVLPVSVDETVSQKFYRKSPRDEKTIIQGQTSTGINDYFQTGDVLNVVVKDVFTNVDLYQDDIRILQRPFTSPMSEKGIGFYRYYIEDTLAIGRDSCIHLAFVPNNMQDMGFRGDLYILKDSTLHLRRCQLSIPKQSNVNFVESLQILQEYEQLPDGQWVLTTDDMITELQLFDFISAGAIVTRVTRYSEYDFNEVPNKIFHGQKKEVTEADAQMRDKEFWDQYRQVELTRSENSMDKFMDNIENIKGFKYVIYGLKTLVENSMETGDPNYIDICPINTLITRNYVDGWRTRLSAKTTANLNKHLFLSGYYAHGWSSHRHYYDAEMTYSLNAKKYLPHEFPRRTMTIQLSQDICSPNDRFMESDKDNIFVAMKWAETNRMMSYNRQKVSFEYETDWGLKTILSGKTEENEAFGAMNFQTLDKPYTPVNNKTGNGEYLRTTEASIYLRYAPGETYINRKNRRRVINLDAPVFSISHTMGFNGILGGNYNFHLTEAHIFKRFWLNSWGKLDIDVKGGIEWDQVPYPLLIMPASNASYIIQKNTFSLINTMEFLNDRYASLMLSWDMNGKILNRIPLAKKLYWREYLGVRMLWGDLSEKNNPYLPENAGNPRLMYFPDGTNIMDPKRPYMEMVIGVHNIFKFFRVEYVKRLTYKDLPSAPHWGMRYGVSLTF, from the coding sequence ATGCTGGGTATGGCTTGCCATGCCCAGCAACCGTTACAAATCACTGGTACCGTTATTGACGAAGATACTGGTGATTCTATTTCCTTTGCCAGCATTGTCTATAAAGGCCATAATCTATCTACAGTGGCTAATGCCCATGGACAATACAGCATTTCACGCCATGAAGGTTGGAATATCACAGTCAGTGCTGTGGGATACAAGTCACGCATCATTCCGATAAGCAGTAAGACTAAACGCAAGTTAAACATTACGCTAAAGCCAACAAAACAAGAACTGGCTGAAGTTACAGTCAAATCAAAACGGAATCGCTACAACAGAAAAGACAACCCTGCCATCGAATTGATGCGACGCGTAGTGGCAGCAAAGAAAAAGACTGACCTTAGTAATAATGACTATTACCACTATAATAAATACGAGAAAATAACACTGGCCCTTAACGACCTAACCCCCGAACAATTAGAGAAGCCGCCATTCTCCAAGAAGCCTTGGTTACTCAACCAGGTAGAAGTCAGTTCATACACAAACAAGCTGGTCTTACCTGTTAGTGTAGATGAAACGGTCTCACAGAAATTCTACCGCAAATCACCACGAGACGAAAAAACCATCATTCAAGGACAGACGTCAACAGGCATCAATGATTATTTTCAAACAGGCGATGTCCTCAATGTTGTGGTAAAGGATGTTTTTACTAATGTTGACCTTTACCAAGACGACATCCGCATATTACAACGTCCGTTCACATCACCCATGTCAGAGAAGGGTATCGGTTTCTACAGATATTATATAGAAGATACACTGGCTATAGGCCGCGACAGCTGCATACACTTGGCTTTCGTTCCTAACAACATGCAGGATATGGGATTCAGGGGTGATTTATATATTCTGAAAGACTCAACCCTGCATCTACGCCGATGCCAATTGTCTATTCCCAAACAGAGCAACGTCAACTTTGTTGAGAGCCTACAAATACTGCAGGAATATGAGCAACTGCCAGATGGTCAGTGGGTACTCACTACAGATGACATGATTACGGAACTACAGCTCTTCGATTTCATCAGTGCCGGTGCCATTGTCACACGTGTTACACGCTACTCAGAGTATGACTTCAACGAAGTGCCGAACAAAATATTCCATGGACAGAAAAAGGAAGTCACCGAAGCTGATGCACAGATGCGAGATAAGGAGTTTTGGGATCAATATCGGCAAGTAGAACTGACACGAAGCGAAAACTCCATGGACAAATTCATGGATAACATTGAGAACATAAAAGGGTTCAAATACGTTATCTATGGACTCAAGACATTAGTAGAAAACTCCATGGAGACTGGCGATCCAAACTATATTGACATCTGTCCTATCAATACTTTGATAACAAGAAATTATGTTGACGGATGGCGCACACGCCTAAGTGCTAAGACTACTGCAAATCTTAATAAGCACCTGTTTCTATCAGGATACTATGCGCACGGATGGAGTAGTCATCGTCATTACTATGACGCAGAAATGACCTATTCGCTCAATGCGAAGAAATACTTGCCTCATGAATTCCCACGTCGTACCATGACCATACAGTTATCGCAAGATATCTGCTCTCCTAACGACCGTTTCATGGAATCTGACAAGGACAACATCTTCGTTGCTATGAAATGGGCCGAAACCAACAGGATGATGTCCTACAACCGTCAGAAGGTTAGCTTCGAATACGAAACCGACTGGGGATTGAAAACTATACTTAGCGGAAAGACAGAAGAAAACGAGGCATTCGGGGCAATGAACTTTCAGACCCTTGACAAGCCCTATACCCCCGTCAACAACAAAACTGGTAATGGCGAATATCTACGTACCACAGAAGCATCCATCTATCTAAGATATGCCCCCGGTGAGACTTATATCAACAGAAAGAACCGCCGACGTGTCATCAACCTGGATGCACCTGTGTTTAGTATTAGTCATACCATGGGATTCAATGGTATATTAGGTGGCAATTATAATTTCCATCTCACAGAAGCGCATATTTTTAAACGTTTTTGGTTAAATAGTTGGGGCAAACTCGACATTGATGTAAAAGGTGGTATAGAGTGGGATCAAGTACCCTACCCCTTGCTCATCATGCCAGCAAGCAATGCCTCATATATCATTCAGAAAAACACATTCAGCCTCATCAACACAATGGAGTTCCTCAACGACCGCTATGCGTCACTGATGTTGTCATGGGATATGAATGGTAAAATACTTAACCGCATCCCATTAGCAAAGAAACTCTATTGGCGTGAATATCTGGGGGTAAGAATGTTATGGGGCGACCTTTCCGAAAAAAACAATCCTTACTTACCTGAAAATGCAGGAAATCCCCGGTTGATGTATTTCCCTGATGGCACCAATATTATGGATCCCAAACGCCCATATATGGAGATGGTAATTGGAGTCCATAACATATTCAAATTCTTCCGAGTGGAATACGTTAAACGTCTTACATATAAAGATTTGCCTTCCGCTCCACATTGGGGTATGCGTTACGGCGTTTCTTTGACGTTTTAA
- a CDS encoding bifunctional response regulator/alkaline phosphatase family protein, with translation MTNGQLLWVDDEVELLKAHIIFLEKKGYEVTTVSNGTDAIDLFHNHSFDLVLLDEQMPGLSGLETLQRIKQISPATPVVMVTKSEEENIMEQAIGQKIADYLIKPVNPNQILLVLKKNIHRREIETEVTQSQYQQQFQQIAMQIMDCRTWQDWLKVYRQLVHWELQLSSTDSQMTEMLVMQKEEANLGFAKFIKRNYLDWVASLSPNGKEMERPIMSPEVFKTKVFPLLNSGEKVFLIVLDNFRYDQWRMLAQEIGDQFDIDEDLYCSILPTATQYARNAIFSGLMPNKIAQMFPDLWVDEDEEEGKNLNEGPLIQTQLERYRRHNTFSYHKINTSSEAEKFMQQLNTLNKNDLNVVVFNFIDMLSHARTESRMVRELANSESAYRSITLSWFRHSVIADFFRLLSQTDYKVIVTTDHGSIRCTKPVKIVGDKNTNTNLRYKLGKNLSYDSKDLFVIKNPNEALLPQPNLSTSYVFATGDSFFAYPNNYNYYVSYYKDTFQHGGISMEEMIIPLITMTGKKR, from the coding sequence ATGACTAACGGACAACTACTATGGGTTGATGATGAAGTGGAGTTGCTTAAGGCCCACATCATCTTCCTCGAGAAAAAAGGCTACGAGGTAACTACCGTGAGCAATGGCACTGATGCCATTGACTTATTCCATAATCACTCGTTTGACTTGGTACTACTCGATGAGCAAATGCCTGGCCTCAGCGGTCTGGAGACCTTACAACGTATCAAGCAGATTTCACCTGCCACGCCTGTTGTCATGGTTACCAAAAGCGAAGAAGAGAATATTATGGAGCAGGCTATCGGCCAAAAGATTGCTGATTATCTGATTAAGCCCGTCAACCCTAACCAGATATTACTTGTCCTGAAAAAGAACATACACCGCCGCGAGATTGAGACCGAGGTAACTCAGAGTCAATATCAGCAGCAGTTCCAGCAAATTGCCATGCAGATCATGGATTGCCGCACATGGCAAGACTGGCTCAAGGTATATAGACAGTTAGTTCATTGGGAATTGCAACTGTCAAGCACCGACTCTCAGATGACGGAGATGCTTGTCATGCAGAAAGAAGAAGCAAATCTAGGATTCGCCAAATTCATTAAAAGAAACTATCTGGATTGGGTTGCTTCGTTGTCACCAAACGGGAAAGAGATGGAACGGCCTATTATGTCACCAGAGGTTTTCAAGACAAAAGTTTTCCCTCTACTGAATAGTGGTGAAAAGGTGTTCCTTATTGTACTCGATAATTTTCGCTACGACCAATGGCGTATGCTGGCTCAGGAAATCGGTGACCAGTTTGATATTGATGAAGATCTCTATTGCAGCATACTGCCCACAGCTACACAGTATGCCCGCAATGCCATTTTCAGTGGACTGATGCCCAACAAGATTGCACAGATGTTCCCTGATTTATGGGTCGATGAGGACGAAGAAGAGGGTAAGAACCTGAATGAAGGTCCACTCATTCAAACACAATTGGAGCGTTATCGCCGTCACAACACGTTCTCGTATCACAAAATCAACACCTCATCAGAAGCTGAGAAATTCATGCAACAGCTGAATACGCTCAACAAGAACGACCTGAACGTGGTAGTTTTCAATTTTATCGACATGCTGAGTCATGCTCGCACAGAATCAAGAATGGTACGTGAATTGGCTAACAGTGAGTCGGCTTATCGTAGCATTACACTCTCGTGGTTCCGCCATTCCGTCATTGCCGACTTTTTCCGTCTGTTGTCTCAAACAGATTATAAAGTCATTGTCACAACTGATCATGGTTCCATTCGTTGCACAAAACCAGTAAAGATTGTGGGCGATAAGAATACAAATACGAATCTGCGTTATAAATTAGGCAAGAACTTAAGCTATGACTCTAAGGATCTCTTTGTCATCAAGAATCCTAATGAGGCTCTGTTACCTCAACCAAACTTGTCCACCAGCTATGTCTTTGCCACTGGTGACTCGTTCTTCGCCTACCCCAACAACTACAACTATTACGTTTCTTATTATAAGGATACCTTCCAGCATGGAGGTATCTCCATGGAAGAGATGATTATTCCACTCATCACTATGACAGGAAAGAAAAGATAA
- a CDS encoding 3-phosphoshikimate 1-carboxyvinyltransferase, whose product MTTYQITGPKRLQTTIKLPASKSISNRALIIYALSGGTILPDNLSDCDDTEVIIQALENMPEVINIKAAGTAMRFMTAFLTATEYGEHVITGTERMKHRPIKVLVDALRRLGANISYEGEEGFPPLRIKGQKLEGGDLEVPGNISSQFISALLMIGPVLQKGLTLRLTGDIISRPYIDLTLWMMREFGANAEWTSIDTIEVTPKPYTPRPYYIESDWSAASYWYEMVALSEDPEAEIRLEGLMDGSKQGDSIVRYIFSLLGVKTIFAHKTPGKPTTVTLTKSGHSVPRLEYDFVSAPDLAQTFVCTCCALGIPFHFTGLQTLKIKETDRITALKTELNKLGYQIQDINDCELKWDGKSQHVSDITYQAPIDTYDDHRMALAFAPLACRMPIAINNPLVVTKSYPHFWDDIQEAQFTIQQ is encoded by the coding sequence ATGACAACATATCAAATTACTGGACCCAAACGACTACAGACAACCATTAAGTTGCCGGCGTCAAAAAGCATATCTAACCGCGCCCTTATCATTTATGCATTATCAGGAGGAACTATTCTGCCTGATAATCTAAGCGATTGCGACGACACAGAGGTAATCATACAGGCTTTGGAAAATATGCCTGAGGTTATTAACATTAAAGCAGCAGGAACAGCCATGCGTTTTATGACAGCATTCCTGACTGCAACTGAGTATGGCGAACACGTCATCACTGGAACAGAACGTATGAAACACCGTCCAATTAAGGTCTTGGTTGATGCTTTACGTCGCCTTGGAGCCAACATCAGTTATGAAGGCGAAGAAGGTTTTCCTCCCCTTCGCATTAAAGGACAAAAACTGGAAGGCGGAGATTTAGAGGTTCCTGGAAATATTAGTTCGCAGTTTATCTCTGCCCTACTCATGATTGGTCCTGTTTTACAAAAAGGACTAACACTGCGTCTTACCGGTGATATCATCTCCAGACCATATATAGATCTCACGCTTTGGATGATGCGCGAATTTGGTGCCAATGCAGAATGGACATCAATAGACACCATCGAAGTTACACCTAAGCCATACACCCCTCGCCCTTATTATATTGAGAGCGACTGGAGTGCAGCCAGCTATTGGTACGAAATGGTTGCCCTATCAGAAGATCCAGAAGCAGAGATACGACTTGAGGGACTGATGGATGGATCTAAGCAAGGCGATTCTATCGTACGCTACATTTTCAGCTTACTTGGGGTTAAAACTATTTTTGCTCACAAGACTCCCGGAAAGCCGACTACGGTGACACTTACAAAAAGTGGGCACAGCGTACCACGATTGGAATATGATTTTGTTAGCGCACCAGATTTGGCGCAGACTTTTGTATGTACATGCTGTGCACTGGGCATCCCATTCCATTTTACAGGACTACAAACGCTGAAGATTAAAGAAACTGACCGTATCACTGCACTGAAGACTGAACTCAATAAGCTTGGCTATCAAATTCAGGACATTAACGATTGTGAGTTAAAATGGGACGGAAAGAGCCAACACGTTTCTGATATTACTTATCAAGCCCCTATCGATACCTACGATGATCACCGCATGGCCCTTGCCTTTGCCCCACTTGCATGTAGAATGCCTATTGCCATCAACAACCCACTGGTAGTCACCAAGTCATACCCACATTTCTGGGATGACATACAAGAAGCACAATTTACCATCCAACAATAA
- a CDS encoding tetratricopeptide repeat protein yields MMRRISYILFMVVISTLLMACSTHKNTGKSRFWQSFTAKYNTYYNGSQAYIDGAREKEKGNKDNFTEILPLYTVGNKNSRSLGKGNFDRSIEKMEKTIKQHSIKAKPEWKKSRRKTAKDKEWLGRKEYNPFLWKAWLMMGQAQYQKGEFEEAAATFSYMSRLYQTQPMQNCMARAWLARCYTELDWIYDAEDIIRNTGRDSIHYRAQNDWDNTLACYYLKTGEFEKAIPYLRKTIKHEHRKTQKAREWFLMGQIQSAIGKREDAYKAYQKVIRQNPPYELEFNARIAQTEVMAKGNYKKMINRLKRMARSDNNKDYLDQVYYAIGNIYMMQRDTIKAIAAYEKGNEKATRSGIEKGVLLLKLGDLYWVLEKYNDAQRCYGEAIGLLDKERDDYEMLSKRSKVLDELVPFTDAIHLQDSLQELAKMPEKERLAAIDRVIEALKKKEKEERDKALEAEVEKVQQKQGAVGNRNQRPSATPKQSASGANGQWYFYNQMAVNQGKQTFQKQWGKRENADDWQRMNKTVVANLNMESTSENPDSLENQSNLEMPDISETKDSLSTEADSLANDPHNREYYLAQIPFTEEQKTESDLVIMDGLYNSGVIFKDKLENFGLAKKQLVRLTEQYPSYEQMDKAWYHLFLLYSRIGQSELADSCLARMQEQYPESELTILLSDPYFEENARFGEHLEDSIYAVTYEAFKEGNHDVISANAKLSAERFPLGENRPKFIFINGLSLLNQGDVKGCITELKTVVEKYPKSEVTEMAGMIIKGVQEGRTLHGGSFDVDDFWSRRDLTLAQDSTSTDTLSADRNIPFMFLLVFQPDSVNENQLLYEMARFNFSRFLVRNFDLEIERQQGFSRMTIRGFLNFDEALQYARQLRQYEKMANMLRRCRSLVISEHNFSLIGTRYSFKDYDEFYERTFLPLQISNEELLNIPTDFNQTDPEDTESEREEEQDTDNTDDDFDLW; encoded by the coding sequence ATGATGCGCAGAATATCCTACATATTATTTATGGTAGTCATCAGCACATTGCTGATGGCTTGTTCTACGCATAAGAATACGGGGAAGAGTCGTTTCTGGCAGTCATTCACAGCGAAATACAACACATACTATAATGGTTCGCAAGCATATATCGATGGTGCCAGAGAAAAAGAGAAAGGCAATAAAGATAACTTTACTGAAATACTACCGCTATACACCGTTGGTAATAAGAACAGTCGTTCTTTAGGAAAGGGTAATTTTGACCGCTCTATAGAGAAGATGGAGAAAACTATCAAGCAACACTCCATCAAAGCGAAACCTGAATGGAAAAAGTCACGCAGAAAGACTGCAAAGGATAAAGAGTGGTTGGGACGAAAGGAATACAATCCCTTCCTATGGAAAGCATGGCTCATGATGGGGCAGGCCCAATACCAGAAAGGTGAATTCGAAGAAGCGGCTGCCACTTTCAGTTATATGTCGCGCCTTTACCAGACACAGCCCATGCAAAACTGTATGGCACGAGCATGGCTCGCCCGTTGCTATACAGAGTTAGATTGGATTTACGATGCAGAGGACATCATCCGCAATACTGGGCGCGACTCTATCCATTATCGGGCTCAGAACGACTGGGACAACACCCTTGCCTGCTATTATTTGAAGACTGGTGAATTTGAAAAAGCCATTCCCTATCTACGTAAGACCATAAAGCACGAACACCGCAAAACACAAAAGGCACGCGAGTGGTTTCTTATGGGACAGATACAAAGCGCTATCGGCAAACGCGAAGATGCATATAAGGCTTACCAGAAGGTTATTCGGCAGAACCCACCATACGAATTGGAATTCAATGCACGCATAGCCCAAACTGAAGTAATGGCTAAAGGCAACTACAAGAAAATGATTAACCGTCTGAAACGAATGGCACGTTCGGACAACAACAAGGATTACCTGGACCAGGTATATTACGCCATTGGCAATATATATATGATGCAGCGCGACACCATCAAAGCTATCGCTGCCTACGAGAAAGGAAACGAAAAAGCTACACGCAGCGGCATCGAGAAAGGCGTTCTATTACTGAAGTTGGGTGATTTGTATTGGGTTTTAGAGAAATACAACGATGCGCAGCGTTGCTACGGCGAGGCCATCGGACTGTTAGACAAAGAGCGTGATGACTACGAAATGTTATCCAAGCGTTCTAAGGTCTTGGATGAGCTTGTACCTTTTACAGATGCCATCCATTTACAGGACTCCTTGCAAGAACTTGCAAAAATGCCAGAAAAAGAGCGCCTCGCAGCCATTGATCGCGTCATTGAAGCCTTAAAGAAAAAGGAAAAGGAAGAGCGTGACAAGGCTCTCGAAGCAGAGGTCGAGAAAGTCCAGCAGAAACAAGGAGCCGTAGGAAACCGTAATCAGCGTCCCTCTGCAACTCCTAAACAATCAGCATCTGGCGCTAACGGTCAATGGTATTTCTACAACCAGATGGCAGTCAATCAAGGTAAACAAACCTTCCAGAAACAATGGGGAAAACGCGAGAATGCCGATGACTGGCAGCGAATGAACAAAACGGTTGTGGCTAATCTGAATATGGAGAGCACCTCGGAAAACCCCGATAGTCTAGAGAATCAGAGCAATCTGGAAATGCCGGATATTTCTGAAACCAAAGACAGTCTTTCTACTGAAGCAGATAGTTTAGCTAACGACCCTCACAACCGCGAATATTATCTTGCCCAGATTCCTTTCACTGAAGAGCAGAAAACCGAAAGTGATCTGGTTATCATGGATGGTCTGTATAACTCGGGAGTTATTTTCAAAGACAAACTGGAAAATTTCGGATTAGCAAAGAAGCAACTAGTAAGACTCACAGAACAATATCCTTCGTATGAACAGATGGACAAGGCTTGGTACCATCTCTTCTTGCTCTATTCCCGTATTGGACAAAGTGAATTGGCTGATAGTTGTTTGGCACGCATGCAAGAACAATACCCCGAAAGCGAGTTGACCATTCTACTCAGCGACCCCTATTTCGAAGAAAATGCTCGCTTTGGTGAACACTTAGAGGACTCTATCTATGCCGTCACTTACGAAGCATTTAAGGAAGGGAATCATGATGTTATCAGTGCAAATGCCAAACTATCGGCTGAGCGGTTCCCCCTTGGCGAGAATCGTCCCAAATTCATATTCATCAATGGACTTAGCTTACTGAATCAAGGTGATGTAAAAGGATGTATTACAGAATTGAAAACTGTTGTAGAGAAATACCCGAAGAGTGAAGTAACAGAGATGGCAGGTATGATTATCAAAGGTGTTCAAGAAGGACGTACCCTCCATGGCGGCAGCTTCGACGTTGACGACTTCTGGTCACGACGTGACCTGACGCTAGCTCAAGACTCCACCTCAACGGATACTCTTTCAGCCGACCGCAACATACCTTTCATGTTCCTACTCGTATTCCAGCCTGACTCCGTCAATGAGAATCAGCTACTCTACGAGATGGCACGTTTCAATTTCTCACGTTTCCTTGTACGCAACTTCGACTTAGAAATAGAACGTCAACAAGGTTTCAGTCGTATGACAATACGTGGATTCCTGAATTTCGATGAAGCCCTGCAATATGCGCGCCAGTTGCGACAATACGAGAAGATGGCCAACATGTTACGCCGTTGTCGCAGTCTCGTCATCAGTGAGCATAACTTTTCACTCATTGGTACCCGCTACAGCTTCAAAGATTATGATGAGTTCTATGAACGTACATTCCTACCCCTGCAAATTAGCAATGAGGAATTACTTAACATTCCCACAGACTTTAATCAGACAGACCCTGAGGATACCGAGTCTGAGAGGGAGGAGGAACAAGATACAGACAATACTGATGACGATTTCGATCTTTGGTAA
- the tsaE gene encoding tRNA (adenosine(37)-N6)-threonylcarbamoyltransferase complex ATPase subunit type 1 TsaE, which produces MEIKIQSLDTIRESAREFINHIGEHKVFAFYGKMGAGKTTFVKAICEELGVEDVITSPTFAIVNEYEVKDSSLIYHFDFYRIKRLEEVYDMGYEDYFYSGALCFIEWPELIEDLLPDDAVKVNIEEKPDGTRSVIFE; this is translated from the coding sequence ATGGAAATAAAAATTCAAAGTTTAGACACTATCCGCGAATCGGCTCGCGAGTTTATCAATCATATAGGCGAACATAAGGTGTTTGCCTTCTACGGCAAGATGGGAGCCGGGAAGACCACTTTTGTCAAGGCTATTTGCGAAGAACTGGGGGTAGAGGACGTCATCACCAGTCCTACCTTTGCCATCGTCAATGAGTATGAAGTTAAAGACTCTTCACTCATCTATCACTTCGATTTTTATCGAATCAAACGTCTCGAAGAAGTTTACGACATGGGCTATGAGGATTATTTCTACAGCGGTGCCCTTTGTTTCATCGAGTGGCCAGAACTCATTGAAGACCTATTACCCGATGATGCGGTCAAAGTGAACATTGAGGAGAAGCCCGATGGCACACGATCTGTAATATTTGAATAA
- the folE gene encoding GTP cyclohydrolase I FolE → MTLEPEYREGLEELAVHYKRILELLGEDPDREGLQKTPIRVAKAMQVLTRGYEMDARKVLTDALFKEDYNHMVIVKDIDFFSLCEHHMLPMYGKVHVAYIPNGYITGLSKIARVVDIFSHRLQVQERMTMQIRQCIQETLHPLGVMVVVEAKHMCMQMRGIEKQNSITTTSEFSGAFEQAKTRQEFMNLIHNNS, encoded by the coding sequence ATGACATTAGAACCAGAATACAGAGAAGGGCTTGAAGAACTGGCCGTACACTACAAACGAATATTGGAACTTCTTGGAGAAGACCCAGATCGCGAAGGACTACAAAAGACCCCAATACGAGTAGCAAAAGCTATGCAAGTGCTAACTCGTGGCTATGAAATGGATGCACGAAAAGTGCTGACTGATGCTCTATTCAAAGAAGACTACAACCACATGGTCATTGTCAAGGACATTGACTTCTTCTCTCTTTGCGAGCATCACATGCTACCCATGTACGGAAAAGTACATGTAGCTTACATTCCCAACGGCTATATCACCGGACTTTCAAAAATAGCCCGTGTAGTAGATATCTTCAGTCATCGCCTGCAAGTACAGGAACGCATGACCATGCAAATACGTCAGTGTATCCAAGAGACACTGCACCCTCTCGGCGTTATGGTTGTGGTTGAAGCCAAGCATATGTGTATGCAGATGCGAGGTATTGAGAAGCAAAACAGCATCACTACGACAAGTGAATTCAGTGGTGCATTTGAACAGGCTAAGACCCGCCAGGAATTCATGAACCTCATTCACAATAACTCCTAA